TGGACGTGGCGGGCCCGGGTTGCGCGGCGGCAACCCGGTGTGGTCGCACGTCAACTGCCACATCGACCTGTGGATCGAGCTGCTGCACGGACTCGAACTGCCACCGGTCGCCGCGCTGCCGTGCGCAGTGCGCCAGGATTTCGAGGCCGACCATTTCACACAGTGCCGCTTTCCGGTGGCGGACCTGGAGCGCCTCTACGGGCTGACCTCGCATGCGCTGACGCTGTACGACTCGCTCGAGTCGCACGTGGCGGCGCAGACCGCGCGGGGCCATCTCGTCGTGCTCGAACTCGACAGCAGCCAGCTGCCGCCACCGCCCGGCGCGGGCTACCAGCGCCACCGCACGCCGACCTGCATCGCCGTCGACGTGCTGATCCCCGAAGCGGGCGCCGTCGGCTATTACCACACCGACGGCTACCACACCGCCAGCGGCGAGGACTACGCTGCGATCTTCCGGCTGGCGCCGGGAGCGCGCAGCGCCGAGACGCTGCCCTTCGTGCATGCCGACGTGGTGCGCCGCGATGGCCGGCTGCGCGGGCGCGAGCCGCTGCTCGACGCTTCGCTGGCGCTGCTGCGCACGCACCTGGGCAACCGTCCGCAGCAGAATCCTGTGACACAGTTCCGCGCCGCGTTTCCCGCGCACCTGGAGCGGCTGATGGCGCGCGGCGAGCTGGGCTTCCACCACTACGCCTCGGGCGTGCTGCGCCAGCTCGGCGCCAACTTCGAGCTGCTCGCGCGCTACCTGCGCTGGCTGGTGATGCAGGGACAGGATGTTCCCGAGAAGGCGGCCGAAGCGTGCTACACGATGGCGTCGGAAGCGATGGTGATGCAGTTCCGGCTGATGCGCGCCGTGATCAGCCGCAAGCCGGATCGCTGCGAAGATTGCCTGGACCAGCTCGAGGCCTCCTACCAGGCCAGCGTGCCGGCGCTGGCCCGGCATTTCGGCGAGTATGCACCATGACCGCCGATGCCGCGGTCACGGGCCGGCCAGCCGCTGCCCCTGCCCCTGCCCCTGCCCTCGTCCCACTCACCGGCGTCACGCCCATCACCGCCGTTACCGACGTAGCGCCGCGCGCGCCTGTCGGTTTGTGGCAGTGGCTGCAGACGCTGCCCGGCGCGGCCCCGTCGCCCGCGGTGCTCGACGATGGCGCGTGCTGGCTGCCGGCCCCGGTGCCCGGTTCGGTCGCGATGGCCATGCAGGCGGCGGGCCGCTTGCGCGCCGGCGCGCCGATGCCGCTGCACTGCCACGACTACTGGTACCGGCTGCGCCTTG
This genomic interval from Cupriavidus oxalaticus contains the following:
- a CDS encoding DUF1839 family protein — its product is MYGDTKMRGRGGPGLRGGNPVWSHVNCHIDLWIELLHGLELPPVAALPCAVRQDFEADHFTQCRFPVADLERLYGLTSHALTLYDSLESHVAAQTARGHLVVLELDSSQLPPPPGAGYQRHRTPTCIAVDVLIPEAGAVGYYHTDGYHTASGEDYAAIFRLAPGARSAETLPFVHADVVRRDGRLRGREPLLDASLALLRTHLGNRPQQNPVTQFRAAFPAHLERLMARGELGFHHYASGVLRQLGANFELLARYLRWLVMQGQDVPEKAAEACYTMASEAMVMQFRLMRAVISRKPDRCEDCLDQLEASYQASVPALARHFGEYAP